One genomic window of Halolamina sediminis includes the following:
- a CDS encoding MgtC/SapB family protein — protein sequence MLPLQADTLFAAPLSEPVVRLTIAGALGLFLGLEREWSEKSAGVRTFSLLTLSGATTTLLAERVAATGALVAVGGLLVLLMGGLLAVRELQSDSADASLSLTTSVSMFVAYGIGALVAGGLVIEGVTVAVISSALLVLKRELHSFAGDLDRAELRSSTEFAVLAFVIYPILPAEEVDLFGVGFPPRVAWLMVVTVAGIGIANYALVRTYGGRGVAITGFFGGLASSTAVVGSMLDHVRQRDSVTEYAVAAVLLADAAMAARNLGIVLFFTLTSGVPVLVAAAAPLGALVLASVGAAALTADWDTSLEVELESPFSMRNALTFGAVFAVILVGSAFAQARFGTAGLFVSAAISGLVSSAGATTSATLLYIGGGVGGGPAVIAVLLASASSIAVKAGLTLSGPRRFARSVAIWSVLLLGVTAAVAGAAILFGPGF from the coding sequence ATGCTGCCGCTGCAGGCCGACACGCTGTTCGCCGCCCCCCTTTCGGAGCCGGTGGTCAGGCTGACGATCGCCGGCGCGCTGGGGCTGTTTCTCGGGCTCGAACGGGAGTGGTCCGAGAAGTCGGCGGGCGTGCGGACGTTCTCGCTGTTGACGCTGTCGGGCGCGACGACGACGCTGCTGGCCGAGCGTGTCGCTGCGACCGGCGCGCTGGTGGCGGTCGGCGGCCTGCTCGTCCTGCTGATGGGCGGGCTGCTCGCGGTCCGAGAGCTCCAGAGCGACAGCGCCGACGCCTCGCTCTCGCTGACCACCAGCGTCTCGATGTTCGTCGCCTACGGGATCGGCGCGCTCGTGGCGGGGGGGCTGGTGATCGAGGGGGTGACGGTGGCGGTGATCTCTTCTGCGCTGCTAGTGCTCAAACGGGAGCTCCACTCCTTCGCCGGCGACCTCGACCGCGCCGAACTGCGCTCCTCGACGGAGTTCGCCGTGCTCGCGTTCGTGATCTACCCGATCCTGCCCGCCGAGGAGGTGGACCTCTTCGGCGTCGGCTTCCCGCCCCGGGTGGCGTGGCTGATGGTCGTCACCGTCGCGGGGATCGGGATCGCGAACTACGCGCTGGTGCGGACCTACGGCGGTCGCGGCGTCGCAATCACGGGCTTCTTCGGCGGGCTGGCGTCGTCGACCGCGGTCGTGGGCTCGATGCTCGATCACGTCCGCCAGCGCGACTCGGTGACGGAGTACGCCGTCGCCGCGGTGCTGCTGGCCGACGCCGCGATGGCCGCGCGCAACCTCGGGATCGTCCTCTTTTTCACCCTCACCTCGGGCGTACCCGTGCTCGTCGCGGCGGCGGCGCCGCTGGGCGCGCTGGTGCTCGCGAGCGTGGGTGCGGCCGCGCTGACCGCCGACTGGGACACGTCGCTCGAAGTCGAGCTGGAGAGCCCGTTCTCGATGCGGAACGCGCTCACTTTCGGCGCGGTGTTCGCGGTGATCCTCGTCGGTTCGGCGTTCGCACAGGCCCGCTTCGGCACCGCGGGGCTGTTCGTCAGCGCCGCGATCTCGGGGTTGGTCTCCTCGGCGGGTGCGACCACGTCGGCGACGCTTCTGTACATCGGCGGCGGCGTCGGCGGCGGGCCAGCCGTGATCGCCGTCCTGCTCGCGTCGGCGTCGAGCATCGCGGTCAAGGCCGGGCTCACGCTGTCGGGGCCGCGACGGTTCGCCCGCTCGGTCGCGATCTGGTCGGTGCTGCTGCTTGGCGTCACCGCGGCGGTGGCGGGGGCGGCGATCCTGTTCGGGCCGGGGTTCTGA
- a CDS encoding AI-2E family transporter produces the protein MEFSEVDKGRLAWGALGLALAGALAFVAYSFVGTLVFGLFVYYATRPIYRQLRRALDSPSLAAGVSLFALVLPALALVGYAVTIVLQELDRYAQTTTIDVEQLGIDPALLDGIADPESLLQEGTVEMLTSAELSELLQPIESAFGTVAVLGIAGIHLFVMLAMAFYLLREDHRLARWFVRNFDDDRGIVRTFFGAVDRDFNSIFFGNILNAILTGTIGVISYSVLNVFAPPGGSIPAPALVGMLAGIASLIPVVGMKLVYVPVALVLAVQSALAGTAGGFAFVIAFAAVSFVIVDTIPDLVLRPYVSGRSLHVGALMLAYTLGPLLFGWYGIFLMPMLLVFVVHFTRIVLPELVAAEPIEPYAVDPSYITVGVGEEFEFAEGGDDTPETGTEGEG, from the coding sequence ATGGAGTTCTCGGAGGTCGACAAGGGGCGACTGGCGTGGGGGGCGCTCGGCCTCGCGCTCGCCGGCGCGCTGGCGTTCGTCGCCTACTCCTTCGTCGGGACGCTCGTGTTCGGCCTCTTCGTCTACTACGCGACGCGGCCGATCTACCGGCAGCTCCGGCGCGCCCTCGACAGCCCCAGCCTCGCCGCCGGCGTCTCGCTGTTCGCGCTGGTGTTGCCGGCGCTGGCGCTAGTGGGCTATGCGGTCACCATCGTGCTCCAGGAGCTCGACCGCTACGCCCAGACGACCACGATCGACGTCGAACAGCTCGGTATCGACCCGGCGCTGCTGGACGGGATCGCGGACCCGGAGAGCCTGCTGCAGGAGGGGACGGTGGAGATGCTCACGTCGGCGGAGCTCTCGGAGCTGCTCCAGCCGATCGAGTCGGCGTTCGGCACCGTCGCGGTGCTGGGCATCGCCGGCATTCACCTGTTCGTGATGCTGGCGATGGCGTTCTACCTGCTGCGGGAGGACCACCGGCTCGCGCGCTGGTTCGTCCGGAACTTCGACGACGACCGGGGGATCGTCCGGACGTTCTTCGGCGCGGTCGATCGGGACTTCAACTCGATCTTCTTCGGCAACATCCTCAACGCGATCCTGACCGGCACGATCGGCGTGATCTCCTACTCCGTGCTGAACGTGTTCGCACCGCCGGGCGGGTCGATCCCGGCGCCCGCGCTGGTGGGGATGCTCGCCGGCATCGCGAGCCTGATCCCCGTCGTCGGGATGAAGCTCGTCTACGTCCCGGTGGCGCTGGTGCTTGCGGTCCAGTCGGCGCTCGCGGGGACGGCGGGCGGGTTCGCGTTCGTCATCGCCTTCGCCGCGGTGTCGTTCGTGATCGTCGATACGATCCCCGATCTGGTGCTCCGACCGTACGTCTCCGGGCGCTCGCTCCACGTCGGCGCGCTGATGCTCGCGTACACCCTCGGCCCGCTGCTGTTCGGCTGGTACGGCATCTTCCTGATGCCGATGCTGCTGGTGTTCGTCGTCCACTTCACCCGCATCGTCCTCCCCGAGCTCGTCGCCGCGGAGCCGATCGAGCCGTACGCTGTCGACCCGAGCTACATCACCGTCGGCGTCGGGGAGGAGTTCGAGTTCGCGGAGGGCGGCGACGACACACCGGAGACGGGGACCGAAGGCGAGGGTTAG
- a CDS encoding PadR family transcriptional regulator, which yields MYDLTGFQRDLLYVIAGEGDPHGLAIKEELEEYYESEIHHGRLYPNLDTLVEKGLVEKGQRDRRTNYYTLTRRGTREIEARREWEDQYLDLD from the coding sequence ATGTACGACCTCACCGGGTTCCAGCGCGACCTGTTGTACGTCATCGCGGGCGAGGGCGATCCACACGGACTGGCGATCAAGGAGGAACTGGAGGAGTACTACGAGTCGGAGATTCACCACGGGCGGCTCTACCCGAACCTCGACACGCTGGTCGAGAAGGGGCTCGTCGAGAAGGGCCAACGCGACCGTCGAACCAACTACTACACGCTGACCCGCCGCGGGACCCGCGAGATCGAGGCACGTCGAGAGTGGGAGGACCAGTACCTCGACCTAGACTAA